A stretch of Lathyrus oleraceus cultivar Zhongwan6 chromosome 6, CAAS_Psat_ZW6_1.0, whole genome shotgun sequence DNA encodes these proteins:
- the LOC127093543 gene encoding COP1-interactive protein 1 translates to MKKLFFFRSSASSGGSNNSAPPKSKNEQLSWEVFSDSGVNNQAHGKTEDKKFRKQVADNQSSSDGPNLRRSRSMSSASFQFKDPAKSPSRSIAGDPYHQFEHSSRRQNQNSEKRDKPTQSVQNSQGCEQHASSSSISHHESSGNSTCSSNISSMVVDRYIDGEQQLEENRPRNSSQRKSSRHGNNCTKLPPKVQHTTPNSPTNGVKDKPRAHSFREDRVTRLRSSSHDWAENGYGHESPRTLAKNVIERLSQTCDISKRSSNNISVDNPITIEDIYARSVNGRYESDFHDAPPKIYSLEEPYKMSNGYHGMNGNFKGLSYDEPEEDLDAELMRRSKEAEERVILLSKKLEHENLFPDYGYDATTLIQTIRNLVEEKISLALEVSTHLRSQIADRASAKEELKSVKTELELRIQRLEKEKNEMQSALEKELDRRSNDWSFKLEKYQLEEQRLRERVRELAEQNVSLQREVSSVSERETERQSKMAHTDQQVKMLTGMAEKMKGEILGLQQNLFELQDRCNIAEENRDSLRRNFEEKEKECKELHKCVTRLQRTCSEQEKSIIGLRDGFSEDFHKNQSVESIDKHIKKMQMELMRLTGIELALRKELESHKFEEDSLRQENITLLNRLKGDGKECIAATYRLDKELCARICCLQNQGLEMLNTSTDLCSKLMEFVKAKGVIGNGLDGQFIVESETKIHGLKSGIEGLTRNLQMMPSLLKEKSNLLTFNLKSECMDDDMLAKLNDQSSEDILRVELKAERLVTSLLKEKLFSKELQVEQMRAALATEERGNDMLRSEVQNTYDNLSMVSHELKNLELQMLKKDESMNCLQSNFDESSGKLISTRAELHKVLQEKERLLKEVAQFKEQNMLLNSELNEQKLKVLALDEDILVKDGQITILKDSINRPLDDLIWGS, encoded by the exons ATGAAGAAGCTATTCTTTTTCAGATCGTCTGCATCTAGTGGTGGGAGCAATAACTCGGCTCCGCCAAAGTCGAAAAATGAGCAATTGTCCTGGGAGGTTTTTTCAGATAGCGGAGTGAATAATCAAGCTCATGGAAAAACTGAGGACAAGAAATTTAGAAAGCAAGTTGCTGATAATCAAAGTTCAAGCGATGGTCCAAATCTTAGAAGGAGCAGGTCGATGTCATCAGCTTCGTTCCAGTTCAAGGATCCAGCTAAATCTCCTTCAAGAAGCATTGCTGGTGATCCATATCATCAATTTGAGCATTCCTCACG TCGCCAGAATCAAAATTCTGAAAAGCGGGACAAGCCAACACAATCTGTCCAAAATTCCCAGGGATGTGAGCAGCATGCTAGTAGTTCTTCAATATCCCATCACGAGTCATCTGGGAACTCTACTTGTTCCAGCAACATTTCAAGTATGGTTGTGGATCGTTACATAGATGGGGAGCAGCAGCTAGAGGAAAATAGACCCAGGAACAGTTCACAGAGAAAAAGCAGTAGACATGGAAATAATTGCACGAAGCTGCCTCCAAAAGTTCAACATACAACACCTAATTCACCAACTAATGGAGTCAAAGACAAACCAAGAGCTCATTCGTTTAGAGAAGATAGAGTTACCCGTCTTCGTTCCTCATCCCATGATTGGGCAGAAAATGGCTATGGACATGAATCTCCAAGAACTCTTGCAAAAAATGTCATTGAGAGACTTTCTCAAACTTGTGATATTTCTAAAAGGAGTTCAAATAATATTTCTGTTGATAATCCAATCACAATCGAAGATATCTATGCCAGATCAGTGAATGGACGCTATGAATCTGATTTTCATGACGCTCCACCGAAAATCTATTCATTGGAAGAACCATATAAAATGTCCAATGGATATCATGGCATGAATGGTAATTTTAAGGGTTTAAGCTATGATGAACCTGAAGAAGATCTTGATGCAGAGCTAATGAGAAGATCAAAGGAAGCTGAGGAGAGAGTTATTCTTCTTTCAAAGAAATTGGAGCATGAAAACCTTTTCCCCGACTATGGTTATGACGCGACAACACTGATTCAGACAATCAGGAACCTGGTAGAGGAGAAAATAAGCTTGGCTCTAGAAGTTTCAACCCATCTAAGGTCGCAAATTGCTGACAGAGCATCTGCCAAGGAAGAACTTAAATCTGTAAAGACAGAACTGGAGCTTAGGATTCAAAGGctagaaaaagaaaagaatgagATGCAGTCAGCATTGGAGAAGGAATTGGATAGGAGGTCAAATGACTGGTCATTTAAACTTGAGAAGTACCAATTAGAAGAGCAAAGGCTTCGAGAACGAGTTAGAGAGCTTGCAGAACAGAATGTATCACTTCAAAGGGAAGTTTCCTCTGTTAGTGAGAGGGAAACGGAAAGGCAAAGTAAAATGGCACATACTGACCAACAAGTCAAGATGTTGACTGGTATGGCAGAGAAAATGAAAGGGGAGATTCTGGGTTTGCAGCAGAACCTCTTTGAACTACAAGACAGATGCAACATAGCTGAGGAAAACAGGGACTCCCTTCGAAGAAATTTTGAAGAGAAGGAGAAGGAGTGCAAAGAATTGCATAAGTGTGTAACAAGATTACAAAGAACTTGCAGTGAACAAGAGAAATCAATAATAGGATTACGAGATGGGTTTAGTGAGGACTTTCATAAGAACCAATCTGTGGAGAGCATTGATAAGCACATAAAGAAAATGCAAATGGAGTTAATGAGGTTAACAGGAATAGAATTGGCTTTGAGAAAAGAATTGGAATCTCACAAATTTGAGGAAGATTCTCTAAGGCAAGAAAATATAACTCTATTAAACCGGTTGAAAGGTGATGGGAAAGAATGCATTGCTGCTACTTATAGATTAGACAAAGAACTATGCGCCCGTATTTGCTGCCTTCAGAATCAAGGTCTTGAAATGCTAAATACAAGCACAGACTTGTGTTCTAAGTTGATGGAATTCGTCAAAGCTAAAGGAGTAATTGGAAATGGTTTAGATGGGCAATTTATTGTTGAATCTGAAACTAAAATTCATGGACTCAAAAGCGGCATTGAGGGTTTAACAAGGAATTTGCAGATGATGCCTTCTTTGTTGAAAGAAAAGTCAAACCTATTGACTTTTAATCTCAAGTCAGAGTGTATGGACGATGATATGTTAGCTAAACTGAATGATCAATCATCTGAG GATATTTTAAGAGTTGAGCTTAAAGCAGAACGATTGGTAACAAGTTTATTAAAAGAAAAACTGTTTTCTAAAGAGCTCCAAGTCGAGCAAATGCGAGCCGCACTTGCAACAGAAGAAAGGGGAAACGATATGCTTAGGTCTGAGGTGCAAAATACATATGACAACCTTTCAATGGTGTCTCACGAGCTGAAGAATCTTGAACTTCAG ATGTTGAAGAAAGATGAGAGTATGAACTGTCTTCAAAGTAATTTTGACGAGTCTAGCGGGAAATTAATAAGCACGAGGGCAGAGTTGCATAAAGTGTTGCAGGAGAAAGAACGGCTGTTGAAGGAAGTGGCGCAATTTAAGGAGCAGAATATGCTGTTAAACTCAGAGCTTAATGAGCAGAAGTTGAAAGTATTGGCACTTGATGAAGATATACTTGTGAAGGATGGTCAAATAACAATCTTGAAAGATTCCATAAACAGACCCCTTGATGATCTCATTTGGGGGTCCTGA